One window from the genome of Bacteroidota bacterium encodes:
- a CDS encoding cytochrome c3 family protein encodes MKKISLLLFIIFISTVHIYAQKSNDDCLACHSDESLSTTRNGKPVSLFVEGGRYQASVHGSMECMDCHTGFNGEELPHKAGNNIYKVDCSGCHDVKAFKSSIHGTKNVECWSCHTKHAILPASNMTNGRVELCMTCHTSGGVKQFTTGGHFKAYKAGNKVNCVTCHGNSSHDIKKTAFNKFTETQLCNKCHAVHKTQFSVELHAQANQAAFPRCTSCHGEHLAAVNRFSRNSQECMNCHMNASIFHPKNNEKLVDFIKTYQTSVHARLQSNGVEAASCGDCHGNHTAEGLEATKNKVKRENINAMCGRCHQDAMKEFNASAHGLAAQKYKDVAPVCTDCHGEHQISSVKSPEFAKIKIKEMCMNCHVKNEKVLKLTKTTKNDIQHYENSAHWKALKAGNEKAAVCSDCHTGHAMLPAKDPNSSINKHNIAATCGKSGCHVKQKIDYNASVHFKSLKSGKDDSPGCADCHGNHQIENTDRFQNEGLKSQFIAKLCSDCHASVQLAEKYSFSQINADSYYKSYHGLAVRGGSKTAANCASCHHYHDIRPSSDPLSSINRANLSKTCGKCHPNAKIDDEFAKVHVTNTEEESILLWIVKTSYILIIFGTIGIMFIHNVLDLFRKLQEKKKHKHQIKKLKEEGKYYVRMTKNERIQHFFLLTSFIGLVISGFGLVYPDAFWVRGIRYVLGEYAFEIRGLSHRILGIIMIIVSFYHVWYLFFHENGKKLLKDFLPAWHDWDDVKVNFKYLTFRSEEKPAFRRFSYMEKAEYWALVWGTVVMSLTGLLLMFNDFFLAKAPKIWFDISTLIHYYEAWLATLAIIVWHFYYVIFSPEVYPLNTAFITGKMSEELMEAEHPLELARLKALEEEEKKESKEESGENEEN; translated from the coding sequence ATGAAAAAAATATCTCTACTGCTCTTTATAATTTTCATCTCCACAGTTCACATTTATGCACAAAAATCGAATGATGACTGCCTTGCATGTCACAGTGATGAATCGCTGAGTACAACCCGAAACGGGAAGCCGGTATCCCTCTTTGTCGAGGGAGGAAGATACCAGGCATCGGTGCACGGTTCAATGGAGTGTATGGATTGCCATACAGGTTTTAACGGTGAGGAACTGCCTCACAAAGCAGGCAACAACATCTACAAAGTTGATTGCAGTGGTTGCCACGATGTAAAGGCATTCAAAAGCAGTATCCACGGTACAAAGAATGTGGAATGCTGGTCGTGTCACACGAAACACGCCATCCTTCCCGCTTCCAACATGACGAACGGAAGAGTGGAACTTTGTATGACATGCCATACTTCAGGTGGAGTAAAACAATTTACTACAGGTGGTCACTTCAAAGCCTACAAAGCCGGTAACAAAGTAAACTGCGTTACCTGCCATGGAAACAGTTCCCATGACATTAAAAAGACTGCTTTTAACAAGTTCACTGAAACACAACTTTGCAACAAGTGTCACGCTGTTCATAAAACACAGTTCTCGGTGGAATTACACGCACAGGCAAATCAGGCAGCATTTCCCCGCTGCACAAGCTGCCACGGTGAACATCTTGCTGCAGTGAACAGATTTTCGAGGAACTCACAGGAATGCATGAATTGTCATATGAATGCATCCATCTTCCATCCGAAAAACAATGAAAAACTTGTCGATTTTATCAAGACCTATCAGACGAGCGTCCATGCACGCCTCCAGTCGAATGGTGTGGAAGCTGCCTCATGTGGAGATTGCCATGGTAACCATACTGCAGAAGGACTTGAGGCTACAAAAAACAAAGTAAAAAGAGAAAATATTAATGCGATGTGCGGCAGATGCCATCAGGATGCCATGAAAGAATTCAATGCCTCTGCGCACGGACTTGCTGCTCAAAAATACAAAGATGTTGCTCCTGTTTGTACTGACTGCCATGGAGAACACCAGATCTCAAGTGTCAAAAGTCCTGAGTTTGCGAAGATTAAAATCAAAGAAATGTGCATGAACTGTCATGTGAAGAATGAAAAAGTTCTGAAACTGACAAAGACAACCAAAAACGATATTCAGCATTATGAAAATTCTGCACACTGGAAAGCACTGAAAGCAGGAAACGAAAAAGCTGCGGTTTGTTCCGATTGTCATACAGGACATGCCATGCTTCCTGCAAAAGATCCAAATTCTTCGATTAACAAGCATAATATTGCAGCAACTTGTGGCAAATCCGGTTGCCATGTAAAACAAAAAATTGATTACAATGCGAGTGTCCATTTCAAATCACTCAAATCAGGCAAAGACGATTCACCTGGTTGTGCTGACTGCCATGGTAATCATCAGATAGAGAATACTGATAGATTCCAGAATGAGGGATTAAAAAGTCAGTTTATCGCAAAACTCTGTTCTGATTGCCACGCAAGCGTACAATTGGCGGAAAAATACAGCTTTTCACAGATTAATGCAGACAGCTATTACAAAAGTTATCATGGTCTCGCTGTAAGAGGTGGATCTAAAACCGCAGCCAACTGTGCAAGCTGCCACCACTATCATGATATCAGACCAAGTTCCGATCCCCTTTCATCGATTAACCGGGCTAACCTCTCGAAAACCTGTGGCAAGTGTCATCCAAATGCAAAGATTGACGATGAATTTGCCAAGGTGCATGTAACAAATACGGAAGAGGAATCAATCCTTCTTTGGATAGTAAAAACGAGTTATATCCTGATTATATTCGGTACCATTGGAATAATGTTTATCCACAATGTACTTGATCTCTTCCGCAAACTGCAGGAAAAGAAGAAGCACAAACACCAGATTAAGAAGCTGAAAGAAGAAGGCAAATATTATGTAAGGATGACCAAAAACGAAAGAATCCAGCATTTCTTCCTTCTGACATCTTTCATTGGTCTGGTAATTTCAGGTTTTGGGCTCGTTTATCCCGATGCTTTCTGGGTAAGAGGAATCAGATATGTCCTCGGTGAGTATGCATTTGAAATCAGAGGTCTGTCACACAGAATCCTCGGCATAATTATGATAATTGTCTCTTTCTATCATGTCTGGTATCTTTTCTTCCATGAAAACGGAAAGAAACTGTTAAAAGATTTCCTCCCGGCATGGCACGACTGGGATGATGTGAAGGTAAACTTTAAATATCTCACCTTCAGAAGTGAGGAAAAACCCGCTTTCAGAAGATTCAGCTACATGGAAAAAGCTGAATACTGGGCACTTGTGTGGGGTACGGTGGTAATGTCGCTCACCGGTCTCCTCCTGATGTTCAACGACTTCTTTTTGGCAAAAGCACCAAAAATATGGTTCGACATCTCGACACTGATTCATTATTACGAGGCATGGCTCGCCACTTTAGCAATTATTGTTTGGCACTTCTACTATGTAATCTTCAGCCCTGAAGTCTATCCTCTGAACACAGCGTTCATTACAGGCAAGATGAGTGAAGAGCTTATGGAAGCTGAGCACCCTCTTGAACTCGCAAGACTGAAAGCCCTTGAAGAGGAAGAGAAGAAAGAATCAAAAGAGGAATCTGGCGAGAACGAGGAGAACTAA
- a CDS encoding T9SS type A sorting domain-containing protein: MKYFQISVILVSVLFIGFTITDPPKHGTADTDVISCTELNGLGCVCHTIPQDSTVFTRVEGPHSLRPGETALYRVYVAGGPALGGGYNVASRFGTLGAADSSSRLLDNELTQMYPKAFPPGAQSIWWDFYYTAPVNKTQDTIYSVGLSTNHDFIPNEYDLWAFGPKFVVDISRNVTSIDESGEVSSFKLDGNYPNPFNPSTKISFQLPFAAEVSLIVYNSSGEIVGEIKDLKRDSGKQSIDFEGANLPSGVYFYKILAAGKALFGKMLLLK; this comes from the coding sequence ATGAAGTATTTTCAGATTTCTGTAATTCTTGTATCGGTTCTGTTCATCGGATTTACGATAACGGATCCACCGAAACATGGAACAGCGGACACTGATGTAATCTCATGCACAGAGCTTAACGGGCTTGGCTGTGTATGTCACACAATACCACAGGATTCAACAGTTTTTACCCGGGTCGAGGGTCCACACTCACTTCGACCCGGTGAAACTGCTCTATACAGGGTGTATGTCGCCGGTGGACCGGCTCTGGGGGGTGGATACAATGTCGCTTCCCGTTTTGGTACACTCGGTGCTGCAGATTCTTCATCCCGCCTGCTCGACAATGAACTTACTCAAATGTATCCAAAAGCGTTTCCTCCCGGTGCTCAATCCATCTGGTGGGATTTTTACTACACTGCGCCCGTTAATAAAACTCAGGATACGATTTATTCTGTCGGGTTGAGCACTAACCACGATTTTATTCCGAACGAGTATGATCTGTGGGCGTTTGGTCCCAAATTTGTGGTTGATATAAGCAGAAATGTAACGAGTATCGATGAAAGTGGGGAAGTTTCTTCATTCAAACTTGACGGGAACTATCCAAATCCATTTAATCCATCCACCAAAATCTCATTTCAGTTGCCCTTTGCAGCAGAGGTTTCACTGATTGTTTACAATTCTTCTGGTGAAATTGTTGGAGAAATAAAAGATCTTAAGCGTGACTCCGGCAAACAGAGCATCGATTTCGAAGGAGCAAATCTCCCGAGTGGAGTTTATTTTTATAAAATCCTGGCAGCCGGAAAAGCGTTATTCGGGAAAATGTTGCTTCTAAAATAG
- a CDS encoding NapC/NirT family cytochrome c gives MKKIFPTSVYNPISIGGAVLAGISFGLIIFLMIIESFSEVHKPYMGIIAFVILPVFLITGLIIIAYGWYREHKRSKQIDFKARKFPKIDLNDPKQLTATIFFSVGTIFLLLFSAFGSFKAYEYTDSDEFCGTVCHTVMEPEYTAYKNSPHSKVGCVKCHIGEGAGWFVRAKISGSYQLYSVTFNKYSRPIPTPIENLRPAQETCEQCHWPKHFFSEKKVDLDYYLSDEKNTKSSLTLLMRVGGGNTELGNRNGIHWHMDIANDIYYTATDHTRQTIDWVKAVNKETGKETIYKVRGKSKKATEGSEEIRKMDCIDCHNRPAHIYNEPSRIINISMSRGVIDSTLPYIKSVTTQALDATYQTKDEAQSKIASTITNFYKNNYPEIAKKNGQKIAIAIKEVQKIYSRNYFPEMRVSWRHYPNNLGHMNYDGCFRCHDGNHVTDDGKVLTNDCNSCHVLLAQTTPQKGSQISMQGLEFTHPGGIEVSFKTQKCSACHGVGNKTLEKKQL, from the coding sequence ATGAAAAAGATATTTCCAACCTCAGTTTACAATCCAATCTCGATCGGCGGAGCTGTTCTCGCAGGGATAAGTTTTGGATTGATCATTTTCCTCATGATTATTGAGTCATTCAGCGAGGTTCATAAACCCTACATGGGCATCATCGCTTTCGTGATTTTACCTGTTTTTCTTATAACCGGACTGATCATCATCGCCTACGGATGGTACAGGGAACACAAGCGGTCGAAACAAATCGATTTCAAAGCGAGGAAATTCCCAAAAATTGATTTGAACGATCCAAAGCAACTGACCGCCACAATCTTTTTCTCGGTTGGCACCATCTTCCTGCTTCTCTTTTCCGCTTTTGGAAGTTTTAAGGCGTATGAATACACCGACTCAGATGAATTTTGCGGTACTGTCTGCCACACGGTAATGGAACCGGAATACACAGCCTACAAAAATTCGCCCCACTCCAAAGTAGGATGCGTGAAGTGTCACATAGGCGAGGGAGCGGGCTGGTTTGTAAGAGCCAAAATATCGGGTTCCTATCAGCTTTACTCGGTTACTTTCAATAAATATTCAAGACCAATTCCGACTCCGATCGAGAATTTGCGTCCCGCTCAGGAAACATGTGAACAGTGCCACTGGCCCAAACACTTCTTCAGCGAAAAGAAAGTTGATCTCGACTACTATCTTTCAGACGAAAAAAACACAAAATCTTCGCTTACTCTCCTCATGAGAGTCGGTGGGGGAAACACCGAACTTGGCAACAGAAACGGTATCCACTGGCACATGGACATAGCCAATGACATTTACTACACGGCTACAGATCATACCCGTCAGACAATTGACTGGGTAAAAGCCGTGAACAAAGAAACGGGCAAGGAAACGATTTACAAGGTGAGAGGTAAGTCCAAAAAAGCCACAGAAGGAAGTGAAGAAATAAGGAAAATGGATTGTATCGACTGCCACAACAGACCGGCACACATCTATAACGAGCCAAGCCGCATAATTAACATCTCGATGTCCCGCGGCGTTATTGACTCCACACTTCCATACATCAAAAGTGTAACCACTCAGGCACTTGATGCCACCTACCAGACAAAGGACGAGGCACAATCGAAAATTGCCTCCACAATCACAAACTTCTATAAAAACAACTATCCGGAAATCGCAAAGAAAAACGGACAAAAAATAGCCATCGCGATAAAAGAAGTGCAAAAAATATATTCCCGTAACTACTTCCCAGAAATGCGGGTAAGCTGGAGACATTATCCCAACAACCTCGGACACATGAACTACGATGGCTGCTTCCGCTGCCACGACGGCAATCATGTCACCGACGACGGGAAAGTCCTGACAAACGACTGCAACAGTTGTCATGTCCTTCTTGCTCAAACCACTCCGCAAAAAGGATCACAAATATCAATGCAGGGTCTTGAATTCACCCATCCCGGTGGTATAGAAGTTTCCTTCAAAACCCAGAAGTGCAGCGCTTGCCACGGGGTAGGGAACAAGACGCTGGAGAAGAAACAGCTATGA
- a CDS encoding cytochrome c3 family protein: MTNFKHLYLSASFFLIILFFQINLIADNKGKFSTSSNDDCLACHSDNTLTMERNGKQRSLFVDEKILAASPHKKLECVSCHAGFNPEEMPHKENIQPIDCMTCHKDAKIRHLFHPQMFYAKPLAEGKDVSCKSCHGTHDAKPFKNIGRTNSIAVCAKCHTVQNGDFYYSIHGYGTGANEKPGCITCHKEQITTGSYGTDKVRLKSAQQNLCLSCHNNVTAVTSRFAFNKKFISNADSSTHSKLIKGGNGEAASCVDCHGSHKVKGKEDQASNVFAGNIPNTCGACHKDIKADYSSSVHFDAFNKKVKDAPVCSSCHNEHETAKVKTEKVCAGCHQPVEISPDYALSNNKTKVSKNNYHGIEVKDNKVTVSNCASCHGPHKIINSKDAGSSVNKKNLQATCGKCHPGAETDFISGTIHKVADKPVKTVEKKEETPTSDKGSTFLMVAFILMGIALIAGFIFIRRKKKTDTSRNDK, from the coding sequence ATGACAAACTTCAAACATCTTTACTTGTCTGCATCGTTTTTCCTGATCATACTCTTTTTTCAGATCAATCTGATTGCCGACAACAAAGGAAAGTTTTCCACTTCATCAAATGATGACTGTCTTGCCTGCCATTCAGACAACACCCTGACGATGGAGCGCAACGGAAAACAGAGATCACTGTTCGTTGATGAGAAGATTCTGGCTGCTTCACCCCACAAAAAACTTGAATGCGTTTCATGTCATGCGGGATTTAATCCTGAAGAAATGCCTCACAAGGAGAACATCCAGCCAATCGATTGTATGACCTGCCATAAAGATGCCAAAATAAGACACCTTTTCCATCCTCAAATGTTCTATGCAAAACCGCTGGCAGAGGGGAAAGATGTAAGTTGCAAGTCGTGTCACGGCACTCATGATGCAAAGCCTTTCAAAAATATCGGTAGAACCAATTCAATTGCAGTTTGCGCCAAGTGCCACACTGTTCAAAACGGGGATTTTTACTACAGTATCCATGGATACGGAACCGGTGCCAATGAAAAGCCGGGTTGCATTACCTGCCACAAGGAACAGATTACAACAGGAAGTTACGGGACTGATAAGGTCAGACTCAAATCCGCTCAGCAGAATTTGTGTCTCTCCTGTCACAATAATGTAACTGCCGTAACTTCAAGATTTGCTTTCAATAAAAAGTTTATCTCGAACGCTGATTCAAGCACCCACTCAAAACTTATAAAGGGAGGTAACGGGGAAGCTGCTTCATGTGTCGATTGTCATGGAAGCCACAAAGTAAAGGGCAAAGAGGATCAGGCTTCGAATGTATTTGCCGGCAACATACCTAATACATGTGGTGCCTGCCATAAAGATATCAAGGCGGATTATTCTTCAAGCGTCCATTTTGATGCTTTTAATAAAAAAGTGAAGGATGCTCCCGTTTGTTCCTCATGTCATAATGAACATGAAACAGCCAAAGTGAAGACCGAAAAAGTCTGTGCCGGTTGCCATCAGCCAGTCGAGATTTCTCCTGATTATGCCCTCTCGAACAACAAAACCAAAGTTTCGAAAAATAATTATCACGGCATAGAAGTAAAAGACAACAAGGTTACTGTATCGAACTGTGCAAGTTGTCACGGACCACACAAGATTATCAATTCAAAAGATGCCGGTTCATCAGTAAACAAGAAAAATCTACAAGCAACCTGCGGGAAGTGTCACCCTGGAGCAGAAACCGATTTCATCTCCGGCACGATTCACAAAGTTGCTGATAAACCGGTGAAAACGGTTGAGAAAAAAGAGGAAACCCCAACTTCGGATAAAGGAAGCACATTTCTAATGGTTGCTTTTATTCTGATGGGAATCGCTTTGATCGCCGGATTCATTTTTATCCGCAGAAAAAAGAAAACAGACACTTCACGGAACGATAAATAA
- a CDS encoding PAS domain S-box protein gives MTKAGHITLNRRELVSLPFTLRNRGGFMDEARSRRATVINPAKNSDGILPKISSVHTEPYTNYILRLLFEASPDGFFAMMLNQPVEWDPENEDPQLFEHIFKTQQITIFNKRATELNPGFHGNLMGVSPERYFYYDVKSGKSAWRKLLKTGWLHLETSEEISPGMQIWIETEFVNIYDNNGLLLGCFASQRDFSLRYSEIDSLTKSNKDLGSAIAAVGDPLIMVDKSGVVTYLNYSAEVTLDLSYDQFVNKKLTDIVQIDDLDTGQNLKSILEQVRVSGLNFRLGNTARLKFGVRESSITGVISPVKAEDERHIGWILLLRYPGEVQKEFIEDRVNYERMSRLNKLTLSGNWEIDLNQGKVWISDDIFDLFGIRRVMRDDPEELKFLQTKMNELIAVEDREKVEKAATSLINDFKGYSVDYRIIDPETKKIRYIRSVVEVNFDKAGNPAMITGVAHDLTWHYEELTKSDFFREIIEQAPVGIVVTDPSGIIKYINKRIADITGYLPEEMLGQKPSILKSGVLPPQFYENLWKVVLSGEIWQGDIINKKKDGSHYWDSASISAIKDRSGAIDKLVAYKQDVTSRKKLESDIRKQRDNFDLLHREKVAILENLGLEIRDPLNGITGFLDVLISEVTDYNQRKLLKSIKHSADRVIKKLDSVANILDMEKDSWRVDLRLTDIGAALQEIFAYYKETAEDKGLRFDTYVQEGIKIVTDAGLIAKATGNLLDNAVRFTTEGSIRVEVMRTPGESDELLIRVTDTGPGIKKEIIDSIFREAGSFTADISKAMPAGGFGLKITKEILKKLGGTIKIESVPGKRTSLTIVLQPDGVPNDDSGDKELIKQFNRQLQKSNMNEILLVEDSKINSDVIALYLRRICTVDTVRSGEAAVRMATEKKYSVVIMDINLGEGIDGVDTMKRIRSLPGYEHIPFIAVTGYALNNDKMRIIDEGFDFFHTKPLDMVKFTTFIQELLVAEDTG, from the coding sequence ATGACAAAAGCTGGTCACATAACCCTGAATCGCAGGGAATTGGTTTCACTTCCATTTACATTAAGGAATAGAGGCGGTTTTATGGACGAAGCGAGGTCAAGAAGGGCAACAGTGATAAACCCTGCCAAAAATTCTGACGGAATACTGCCTAAAATCAGTTCTGTTCATACAGAACCCTACACCAATTATATCTTAAGACTTCTTTTTGAAGCATCACCCGACGGCTTTTTTGCCATGATGCTGAATCAACCTGTCGAATGGGACCCCGAAAATGAGGATCCCCAGCTCTTCGAACATATCTTCAAAACTCAACAGATCACCATTTTCAACAAACGGGCTACGGAATTAAATCCCGGTTTCCACGGAAATCTTATGGGTGTTTCGCCCGAGAGATATTTCTATTATGATGTAAAGAGCGGGAAGTCTGCCTGGAGAAAACTTTTGAAGACCGGCTGGCTGCACCTCGAAACTTCGGAGGAGATTTCTCCCGGGATGCAGATCTGGATTGAGACCGAGTTTGTAAACATTTACGATAACAACGGGCTCCTTCTTGGGTGTTTCGCTAGTCAGAGGGATTTTTCACTTCGATACTCCGAAATCGACAGCCTGACTAAATCGAACAAGGATCTGGGTTCTGCCATAGCTGCTGTCGGTGACCCGCTGATCATGGTAGATAAAAGCGGAGTTGTAACCTATCTTAACTATAGTGCAGAAGTGACGCTTGATCTGTCGTATGACCAGTTTGTGAACAAAAAGCTGACTGACATAGTACAAATTGACGACCTTGACACGGGGCAGAATCTTAAATCAATTCTTGAACAGGTGAGGGTGTCGGGCTTAAACTTCCGACTCGGGAATACCGCCCGGCTAAAATTCGGAGTTCGTGAAAGTTCGATCACGGGAGTAATATCTCCTGTAAAGGCAGAGGATGAACGACACATCGGGTGGATATTGCTTCTTCGTTATCCGGGAGAGGTGCAGAAAGAATTTATAGAGGACCGGGTTAATTATGAAAGAATGTCACGCTTAAATAAACTGACTCTGTCGGGAAACTGGGAAATTGATCTGAATCAGGGGAAAGTGTGGATCAGCGATGACATTTTCGATCTTTTCGGGATTCGAAGAGTTATGCGTGACGACCCTGAGGAACTGAAATTCCTTCAGACGAAGATGAATGAGTTGATTGCCGTTGAAGACAGGGAAAAAGTTGAAAAAGCAGCCACATCATTGATTAATGATTTCAAAGGCTACTCGGTTGATTACAGAATAATTGATCCTGAAACAAAGAAAATCAGATATATCAGGTCGGTGGTTGAGGTGAATTTCGACAAGGCAGGTAATCCTGCGATGATTACCGGTGTGGCACATGATCTGACCTGGCATTATGAAGAACTTACAAAATCGGATTTCTTCCGTGAAATTATTGAACAGGCACCTGTCGGAATTGTCGTAACCGACCCTTCAGGCATCATCAAATATATCAATAAGCGAATTGCCGATATCACAGGTTACTTGCCGGAGGAGATGCTGGGACAGAAACCTTCGATACTTAAATCGGGTGTTTTACCGCCACAGTTCTATGAAAATCTGTGGAAAGTTGTTCTTTCGGGTGAAATTTGGCAGGGTGACATAATCAACAAAAAGAAAGACGGCAGCCACTATTGGGATTCTGCCTCCATTTCTGCAATAAAAGACAGAAGCGGAGCTATTGATAAACTTGTTGCATATAAGCAGGATGTGACTTCGCGTAAAAAACTTGAAAGTGACATCAGGAAGCAACGGGATAATTTTGATCTGCTCCACAGGGAGAAAGTGGCGATTCTCGAAAATCTGGGTCTGGAAATCAGGGATCCTCTGAACGGGATTACAGGATTTCTTGATGTACTGATATCTGAAGTTACTGATTACAATCAGCGAAAATTGTTGAAATCAATAAAGCACTCTGCGGACAGGGTGATCAAAAAACTTGACTCGGTTGCCAATATCCTCGATATGGAAAAGGATTCATGGCGGGTGGATTTGAGGCTTACAGATATCGGAGCAGCACTTCAGGAAATATTTGCCTATTACAAAGAGACGGCAGAGGACAAAGGTCTTCGGTTTGATACTTATGTGCAGGAGGGGATAAAAATAGTAACTGATGCCGGATTAATAGCAAAAGCCACGGGCAATCTTCTCGACAATGCCGTCAGGTTTACAACAGAAGGCTCGATAAGAGTGGAAGTGATGAGAACACCTGGTGAGTCGGATGAACTTCTAATCAGGGTGACAGATACCGGTCCCGGAATCAAAAAAGAGATAATCGATTCAATTTTCAGGGAGGCGGGGTCTTTCACTGCCGACATTTCCAAAGCAATGCCTGCCGGTGGATTTGGACTAAAGATAACAAAAGAGATTCTGAAGAAGCTGGGTGGTACAATAAAAATCGAAAGTGTACCTGGTAAAAGAACTTCACTAACTATTGTTCTGCAACCCGACGGCGTGCCGAATGATGACTCCGGTGACAAGGAACTGATAAAGCAGTTTAACAGGCAATTGCAAAAATCGAATATGAACGAAATACTTCTTGTCGAGGACAGCAAAATAAATTCTGATGTGATAGCTCTGTACCTGAGACGGATTTGCACCGTTGATACCGTAAGGAGCGGGGAAGCTGCTGTCAGGATGGCAACAGAGAAAAAATATTCGGTAGTCATCATGGATATCAACCTTGGAGAGGGCATAGACGGGGTGGATACAATGAAGAGGATAAGAAGTCTCCCCGGATACGAACATATTCCGTTTATCGCAGTGACAGGGTATGCATTGAATAACGATAAAATGAGGATTATTGATGAAGGTTTCGACTTTTTCCACACGAAACCCCTGGATATGGTAAAGTTTACAACATTCATTCAGGAATTGCTGGTCGCAGAAGATACAGGCTGA
- a CDS encoding guanosine monophosphate reductase — translation MHKTYLTFDDISIIPRVKSTINSRSEVDLSVSPVADTLLDAPIVASPMDTVCNGNMAAKMNQFGLVGLIHRFQPIESQKIELKNAIDIVVDSELNSRDHVNLGVATGVSGDYQERLGELDSIMRNYRLKERKAKFSFWICFDTANGFSSLMENAVKWYNSVYSGYITVAGNVASKEGYLFLSDLGINVVRVGIGGGSACSTSIATGIGGGLISILEEIRGVKQEHCLVMADGGIRYSGDVVKSLALGADLCMLGRLFAGFDESPGAIIKAIDGKKYKLFRGLASKSASEILGQQKKAVEGIETLVEYKGSIDEFVQEFLYGIRSGLSYCDCRSIGEFRNYVDTTEDVIVVNSQNAFIERVPKLV, via the coding sequence ATGCACAAAACCTATCTAACATTTGATGACATAAGCATTATCCCGAGAGTAAAATCGACAATCAACAGCAGAAGTGAGGTGGATCTGAGTGTCTCTCCGGTCGCCGATACACTCTTGGATGCCCCAATTGTTGCCTCTCCCATGGATACTGTTTGTAACGGAAACATGGCAGCGAAGATGAATCAGTTTGGCCTGGTCGGACTTATTCATCGGTTTCAGCCGATCGAAAGTCAGAAAATCGAACTAAAAAACGCCATCGATATTGTTGTCGACTCGGAACTGAACAGTCGTGATCATGTAAATCTCGGAGTTGCCACAGGAGTTTCAGGTGATTATCAGGAACGACTGGGAGAGCTTGACTCCATCATGAGAAACTACCGGCTGAAGGAGAGAAAGGCAAAATTTTCGTTCTGGATCTGCTTTGATACCGCGAACGGTTTCTCCTCTCTCATGGAGAATGCCGTAAAATGGTACAATTCCGTTTATTCCGGCTACATCACCGTTGCCGGCAATGTCGCAAGCAAGGAAGGATACCTCTTTCTCAGTGATCTTGGAATCAATGTTGTACGAGTGGGAATTGGTGGCGGATCAGCCTGCAGCACTTCCATAGCCACAGGAATTGGCGGCGGTCTTATCTCGATTCTTGAAGAAATAAGGGGAGTGAAACAGGAACACTGCCTCGTGATGGCTGACGGTGGCATCAGGTATTCAGGTGATGTGGTGAAGTCGCTTGCTCTGGGAGCAGATCTCTGCATGCTCGGTCGACTTTTCGCAGGATTTGATGAATCACCCGGGGCAATTATTAAAGCAATTGACGGTAAAAAATACAAACTCTTTAGAGGACTTGCGTCAAAATCCGCTTCGGAAATTCTCGGTCAGCAGAAAAAAGCAGTGGAAGGTATCGAGACGCTTGTGGAATACAAAGGTAGTATCGATGAGTTTGTTCAGGAATTTTTATACGGCATCAGGTCCGGCTTGAGTTACTGTGACTGCCGAAGTATTGGCGAGTTCAGAAATTATGTGGATACCACTGAGGATGTTATCGTGGTCAATTCCCAGAATGCATTTATTGAGAGAGTGCCAAAACTGGTTTAA